DNA sequence from the bacterium genome:
GCTGTTGAACTGTCTGCCGCGTCGGGTGTTGAGCCGGAACTTGCCATCCGCCTTGACGGCCGGCGGCAGCTCCACAGCGGCGAAGCGCGCCCGCCCGTCTGCAAAGCCGAAACGACCGTCCGCCGCGAGCAACCTGCCGCCCCATTGAAACTGGTCGCCCTTGCGTTGGAGCGTCTCGATTCCCCTGTAGAACGGCACGACCTCGCTGATCTCGCGCCTGATCCCCCGCGTGCCGTCGAAGCTGCATTTCTCGGCCAGTTCGGGACGCGCGCGGCTCGCCAGAGCCACCAGAACGCACCACTCGTCGCGAGCCTCGGGAACCCGCCGGCCGGGAATCTCGGGGCTGAAGACCACTCGCCGCTCGGTGGTCGTCTCGGTGCCGCCACCAGCCACCTCGTAGCGGGTGGTCGCGGGTAAAAGCAGAACCGTATCGCCGGGGTCGACCATCATCTGCGGGTTCAGAACGATGTCGTGGTGTATGCGCAGCGGGATCTTGGCGAGCGCCGAACGAACGAACTCGGGCTCCGGCAGAACGCCGAGCAGGTTGCTACCCGCGCAATACAGGACATCGAGGTCGCCGGCGGCGGCCGCCTCGACCATCTCGGCGGCAAAATGGCCGCGCCAGTCCGGCACCTCGAATCCCCAGGCGCGGCTCAGCTCCCGAGCGCTCGCGCCGTCCAGGGCCACGCCGCCCGGAAGCTGGTTCGGAACGCAGCCCATCTCGGCACCACCCTGTACCCCCGAGTGCCCCCGGATCGCCATCAGCCCGGTGCCCGAGCGGCCGACCATGCCGCGGGCCAGCGCCAGGTTGGCGATCGAACTGACGTTGGCGACACCGTGTCGGTGCATGGTGATGCCCATCGACCAAATGAGAATGGCCCGATCCGCCTTGGCGTACATGCGCGCGAACTCGAGCATCTCACGGCGGCTGACGCCGGATAGAGCCTCCAGCTCGTCCAAGCTTTGCTCGGCCAGACTCGCGGAGAGCTCGCCCCATCCACGAGTGCTCCGGCCGATAAAGGCGTCATCGAGCCAACCGTTGGCTTCGAGATGCTTGAGAATCCCGTGAATCAACGCGATGTCGCCACCCACCCGTACCTGATAGAAGGCGTCGGCGATCCGGGTGCCTAGCAGTGCCGACTTGAGGGAAGAGGGCACCCAGTACTTCTCGAGGCCGGGCTCGCGGTAGGGGTTGATGACCACAACTCGCGCGCCCCGGCTCTTCGCCTGCTCCAGATACTTGACCGCCACGGGCTGGTTGTTGGCGATGTCGCTACCGAAGAGCACGATCAGATCCGACTCCAGGAGGTCCTTGTAGCTACAAGTCGTGGCGGCGAAGCCGACGGTTCTCTTCAACCCCGCAGT
Encoded proteins:
- a CDS encoding molybdopterin-dependent oxidoreductase, whose product is MSRNLLGRRTGPYRAIARAMWDNRDQPGCAWRILNDGVCDGCALGTSGMKDWTIDGIHLCWIRLGLLRLNTMPAFRESTVADCERLERLSERELRVLGRIPYPLVRRRGDRSFSRLSWEEALELAGERFRRADPRRMAFYMVARGTLNETYYVAQKVARFLGTNHVDNSARVCHSPSTAGLKRTVGFAATTCSYKDLLESDLIVLFGSDIANNQPVAVKYLEQAKSRGARVVVINPYREPGLEKYWVPSSLKSALLGTRIADAFYQVRVGGDIALIHGILKHLEANGWLDDAFIGRSTRGWGELSASLAEQSLDELEALSGVSRREMLEFARMYAKADRAILIWSMGITMHRHGVANVSSIANLALARGMVGRSGTGLMAIRGHSGVQGGAEMGCVPNQLPGGVALDGASARELSRAWGFEVPDWRGHFAAEMVEAAAAGDLDVLYCAGSNLLGVLPEPEFVRSALAKIPLRIHHDIVLNPQMMVDPGDTVLLLPATTRYEVAGGGTETTTERRVVFSPEIPGRRVPEARDEWCVLVALASRARPELAEKCSFDGTRGIRREISEVVPFYRGIETLQRKGDQFQWGGRLLAADGRFGFADGRARFAAVELPPAVKADGKFRLNTRRGRQFNSMVFSDRDMLVGARRDAVLLAREDCERLRLGQGEAVVVR